In Pyxidicoccus trucidator, a genomic segment contains:
- a CDS encoding phosphoadenylyl-sulfate reductase, producing MSPPLSSTSLALPTPAEALLDEARALKDAPVEEILAWIEGRFGARAAIASSFGVEDMVLIDLARKHAPGLRVFTLDTGRLPPETYDLIEVVRNRYGVAVESFFPERERVEALESSQGYFSFRKSLEARKECCAIRKVEPLRRALAGREAWVTGLRREQSVTRTAVEVAELDASHGLLKLNPLAAWTQREVWAYIKAHSVPYNALHDKGYPSIGCAPCTRAVKPYEDERAGRWWWESREHSECGLHPVR from the coding sequence ATGTCGCCCCCGCTGTCTTCCACCTCTCTCGCCCTCCCCACCCCGGCCGAAGCGCTGCTCGACGAGGCCCGCGCGCTGAAGGACGCGCCCGTGGAGGAAATCCTCGCCTGGATTGAGGGCCGCTTCGGAGCGCGCGCCGCCATCGCGTCCAGCTTCGGGGTGGAGGACATGGTCCTCATCGACCTGGCTCGCAAGCATGCGCCGGGCCTCCGCGTCTTCACGCTCGACACCGGCCGGCTGCCTCCGGAGACGTACGACCTCATCGAGGTGGTCCGCAACCGCTACGGCGTCGCGGTGGAGTCCTTCTTCCCCGAGCGCGAGCGCGTCGAAGCGCTGGAGTCCTCGCAGGGCTACTTCTCCTTCCGCAAGAGCCTGGAGGCGCGCAAGGAGTGCTGCGCCATCCGCAAGGTGGAGCCGCTGCGCCGCGCACTCGCCGGCCGCGAGGCCTGGGTGACGGGGCTGCGCCGTGAGCAGTCCGTCACCCGCACCGCCGTCGAGGTGGCCGAATTGGACGCCAGCCACGGGCTGCTGAAGCTCAACCCGCTGGCCGCGTGGACTCAGCGCGAGGTGTGGGCCTACATCAAGGCCCACTCCGTCCCCTACAACGCGCTCCACGACAAGGGCTACCCGTCCATCGGCTGCGCGCCCTGCACCCGCGCGGTGAAGCCGTATGAGGACGAGCGCGCCGGCCGCTGGTGGTGGGAGTCGCGCGAGCACAGCGAGTGCGGCCTGCATCCGGTCCGCTGA
- a CDS encoding M57 family metalloprotease — MWEEPLQDENTCVPPDTNGEFTSSDITALNFIY; from the coding sequence GTGTGGGAAGAACCGCTTCAGGACGAGAACACCTGCGTCCCGCCCGATACGAACGGTGAGTTCACCAGCTCTGACATCACCGCGCTGAACTTCATCTACTGA
- a CDS encoding zinc-dependent metalloprotease: protein MFKRAAVLVVSCGTFLAGCDAAPRIENEEIISNLIEAGFPADDIMVVDDAVYVGRDTQVSLEASRELLQPSEGSQEHYRTTNLVNTAIVKKICINPTTAFTSYPRFSQGLDMAIANYNALGLCFTMARGPTTGCDANISARTMTGTGGSAGFPSNGYPFGSITIGTGLGSYSVDVVEHVITHELGHTIGLRHTDYYNRAISCGSGGTEGTAGVGSIHIPGTPTTATVGGSIMNSCFRSTETGEFTSQDIAALQALYGGGC from the coding sequence ATGTTCAAGCGAGCGGCAGTCCTCGTGGTGAGCTGTGGCACGTTCCTGGCCGGCTGCGATGCAGCCCCGCGAATCGAGAATGAGGAGATCATCTCCAACCTCATCGAGGCCGGGTTTCCGGCCGACGACATCATGGTCGTCGACGATGCGGTGTACGTGGGGCGCGACACCCAGGTGAGCCTCGAGGCGTCCCGCGAGCTGCTTCAGCCCAGCGAGGGGAGCCAGGAGCACTACAGGACGACGAATCTCGTCAACACCGCCATCGTCAAGAAGATCTGCATCAATCCGACCACCGCGTTCACCAGCTACCCCCGGTTCAGCCAGGGGCTCGATATGGCCATCGCCAATTACAATGCCCTGGGTCTCTGCTTCACGATGGCGAGGGGACCGACCACCGGCTGCGACGCGAACATCTCCGCGCGGACCATGACAGGCACCGGCGGCTCCGCGGGATTCCCCTCGAATGGCTATCCCTTCGGGTCCATCACCATCGGCACCGGGCTGGGTAGCTACAGCGTCGACGTGGTCGAGCACGTCATCACCCACGAGCTTGGCCACACCATCGGGCTGCGCCATACGGACTACTACAACCGCGCCATCAGCTGCGGCAGCGGCGGCACCGAAGGCACTGCTGGCGTGGGGTCCATCCACATCCCCGGAACGCCGACGACCGCCACGGTGGGCGGGTCCATCATGAACTCCTGCTTCAGGTCGACCGAGACCGGCGAGTTCACCAGCCAGGATATCGCCGCGTTGCAGGCCCTCTACGGCGGTGGCTGCTGA
- a CDS encoding DUF4150 domain-containing protein, producing the protein MAITVGVNKMSVVTKDSNGVTVAFPDVCKTPSPAGPVPIPYPNIAKSSDTDKGTKKVSVEGNPVCVKDSNFSTSTGDEAGSAGGVASGKTKGKAEFVNYSFDVQFEGKNVARAFDLMLHNDKNTPPAPLMQGPIVALGKPADKVPCDTCGKEL; encoded by the coding sequence ATGGCCATTACCGTTGGCGTGAACAAGATGTCCGTCGTCACCAAGGACTCCAATGGTGTCACCGTCGCCTTCCCGGACGTGTGCAAGACGCCAAGCCCGGCGGGGCCGGTTCCCATCCCGTATCCGAACATCGCCAAGTCCTCGGACACCGACAAGGGCACCAAGAAGGTCTCCGTGGAGGGCAACCCGGTGTGCGTGAAGGACTCGAACTTCAGCACGAGCACCGGTGACGAGGCGGGCTCGGCGGGCGGGGTGGCCTCTGGAAAGACCAAGGGCAAGGCCGAGTTCGTCAACTACTCCTTCGACGTGCAGTTCGAGGGCAAGAACGTGGCTCGCGCCTTCGACCTCATGCTGCACAACGACAAGAACACGCCTCCCGCGCCGCTGATGCAGGGGCCAATCGTCGCGCTCGGAAAGCCGGCCGACAAGGTCCCCTGCGATACCTGCGGGAAAGAGCTCTAG
- a CDS encoding DUF6484 domain-containing protein produces the protein MDASNRSGKPRAGQSFSEESILAPRVGWVAGEGASGALLVDFEGNRRGPLPVRTTVALAPEAIRRASVERQGALLLFENGDPALPVLVGLLQTTSPAPLTEAILDSLDPGPREARVDGKQVNIEAREEVTLKCGKASLTLRRNGDVILRGVNIRTEAEQVQRIKGGKVQIN, from the coding sequence ATGGACGCGTCCAATCGCAGCGGCAAGCCCCGCGCCGGGCAGTCCTTCTCCGAAGAGTCCATCCTCGCGCCGCGAGTGGGCTGGGTGGCCGGGGAGGGCGCGAGCGGGGCCCTGCTGGTGGACTTCGAGGGCAACCGTCGCGGTCCGCTCCCGGTGCGCACCACGGTGGCGCTGGCGCCGGAGGCCATCCGGCGGGCCTCGGTGGAGCGGCAGGGCGCGCTCCTCCTCTTCGAGAACGGGGACCCCGCGCTGCCCGTCCTCGTGGGGCTCCTCCAGACCACCAGCCCCGCGCCGCTCACGGAGGCCATCCTCGATTCGCTGGACCCAGGTCCACGGGAAGCGCGGGTGGATGGCAAGCAGGTGAACATCGAGGCGCGCGAAGAAGTCACGCTGAAGTGCGGGAAGGCGAGCCTCACCCTGCGTCGCAACGGCGACGTCATCCTGCGCGGCGTCAACATCCGGACCGAGGCGGAGCAGGTGCAGCGCATCAAGGGCGGGAAGGTCCAGATCAACTGA
- a CDS encoding AHH domain-containing protein: MGKVNNSAAKSKAQTSKLKTGKAKAVALKKTIVKKSAGGAAGKQVKAPKKPKPPPSAHSWEGSYLADDHEYGCVNRHISAYTPANPCSHRHQARLKALETPAKYTWPIDADKQPDNDGEWDLTVDGNFETNARIPFYHEAHHVVANAELKAAVVDAGEGIEPKGRVPLIVRSGLMREGYNLNNQINMIILPMVKYAATALGLPLHRRTPIHFHHAVYSAYIKKELVKLFAWVKDAAADHKVPEYENTREAVELLSKRLHPQLIAAGEAMKAGTMAGEALEDIPHDFLSKGRPQNVLNGAPP; this comes from the coding sequence ATGGGGAAGGTCAACAACAGCGCGGCCAAGAGCAAGGCGCAGACGAGCAAGCTGAAGACGGGCAAGGCGAAGGCAGTCGCCCTCAAGAAGACGATCGTCAAGAAGTCGGCCGGTGGGGCGGCGGGCAAGCAGGTCAAGGCCCCGAAGAAGCCGAAGCCCCCGCCGTCAGCCCACTCCTGGGAGGGCTCCTACCTCGCCGATGACCACGAGTATGGTTGCGTCAACCGGCACATCAGCGCCTACACCCCGGCCAACCCCTGCAGCCACCGCCACCAAGCGCGGCTGAAGGCGCTGGAGACCCCGGCGAAGTACACGTGGCCGATAGATGCCGACAAGCAACCCGACAACGACGGGGAATGGGACCTCACCGTCGACGGCAACTTCGAGACCAACGCGAGGATTCCCTTCTACCACGAGGCGCACCACGTCGTGGCCAACGCGGAGCTCAAGGCCGCGGTGGTCGATGCGGGCGAGGGCATCGAACCCAAGGGCCGGGTACCGCTGATTGTCCGCTCGGGGCTGATGCGGGAGGGCTACAACCTCAACAACCAGATCAACATGATCATCCTGCCGATGGTGAAGTACGCCGCAACGGCGCTCGGCCTGCCGCTGCACCGCAGGACCCCCATCCACTTCCACCACGCCGTCTACAGCGCGTACATCAAGAAGGAACTGGTGAAGCTCTTCGCCTGGGTCAAGGATGCTGCCGCCGACCACAAGGTTCCGGAGTACGAGAATACGCGGGAGGCAGTGGAGCTGCTCTCGAAGCGGCTCCACCCGCAGCTGATCGCGGCCGGCGAGGCGATGAAGGCCGGCACCATGGCGGGCGAGGCTCTGGAGGACATCCCTCACGACTTCCTCAGCAAGGGGCGGCCCCAGAATGTATTGAATGGCGCACCTCCCTGA
- a CDS encoding imm11 family protein — protein sequence MMRFRLLETMGDANDRDLCFLTRFVEGIEGKSHFTNLGKPLSPFYPKDARIQMSPEHPGIKLSALIGNERSMLIASSGLKDAIQKHCTNEIEYLPFTLYDHRKRAYSEDYFIINPIGTFDCLDLKASDISWSTKNPKKILRVDEHVLDRAKMQDAPQLFRVDGDPSEYVLGRELAREIYDRKLTNILWTELRFSDEPKK from the coding sequence ATGATGCGATTCCGCCTTCTCGAGACAATGGGAGACGCCAACGACCGGGACCTCTGCTTCCTCACCCGGTTCGTCGAGGGTATCGAGGGCAAGTCCCATTTCACCAACCTCGGCAAGCCGCTGAGCCCCTTCTATCCGAAGGATGCCCGCATCCAGATGAGCCCGGAGCACCCGGGCATCAAGCTGTCGGCGCTGATCGGCAATGAGCGGAGCATGCTGATTGCTTCCTCCGGGCTCAAGGACGCCATCCAGAAGCACTGCACGAACGAGATCGAGTACCTCCCGTTCACGCTCTACGACCACCGCAAGCGCGCCTACAGCGAGGACTACTTCATCATCAACCCGATTGGCACCTTCGACTGCCTGGACCTCAAGGCGAGCGATATCTCCTGGAGCACGAAGAACCCCAAGAAGATCCTCCGCGTCGACGAGCACGTCCTGGACCGCGCGAAGATGCAGGACGCGCCCCAGCTCTTCCGGGTGGACGGGGATCCATCCGAATATGTACTTGGCCGGGAGCTGGCGCGGGAGATCTACGACCGCAAGCTCACGAACATCCTCTGGACGGAGCTGCGCTTCAGCGACGAGCCGAAGAAGTGA
- a CDS encoding TIGR02270 family protein, with protein MASPPSAPRAMTRRPPLLWDVLAEHLEEASFLWTQRERAMGSPDYTLPEVEAGDEARLRAHLDGLRVGGAPVALRLLRPALESEEPGLVASAASVLLASGEHALVLERWVEDAERRPWLRHALALCEREELDAPLLDLLPRLEPALQAELLDVLAFRKVDAGPRLERVSLADTEPALLAAAFRAARMTKQPVLVPWLRKGLEDSRPLVRDAALGTGLVRGLRAAWQACLRLATQGEEPRLAMLALAAGGAPADVETLVQALGTPELRAEALWALGFSGRLAAADAALAVLKEQEPEEGWLALHTFAVITGFSPEGVFMSKAAEGDGEVAPPSGAVSASLPAPEHRPGRVRVVEVSRWWAKARGRFDPEGRYRYGVPWTPEALLQALHQAPMSHRPALAFELAVRSRGACQVETRGWCGHQRAQLRAAGALSLERLTRGFDGWMNS; from the coding sequence GTGGCCTCCCCTCCGTCCGCCCCCCGCGCCATGACGCGCCGTCCGCCCCTGCTGTGGGACGTGCTCGCGGAGCACCTGGAGGAAGCCAGCTTCCTCTGGACGCAGCGGGAGCGGGCGATGGGCTCCCCGGACTACACCCTGCCCGAAGTCGAGGCGGGGGATGAGGCCCGGTTGCGCGCCCACCTGGACGGGCTCCGGGTGGGAGGTGCGCCCGTCGCGCTCCGGCTGCTGCGGCCGGCGCTGGAGAGCGAGGAGCCCGGGCTCGTAGCCTCCGCCGCCTCCGTGCTGCTCGCGTCTGGCGAGCACGCGCTCGTGCTGGAGCGGTGGGTGGAGGACGCGGAGCGGCGGCCCTGGCTGCGGCATGCGCTGGCGCTGTGCGAGCGCGAGGAGCTGGACGCCCCGCTGCTCGACCTGCTGCCGCGGCTGGAGCCGGCGCTCCAGGCCGAGCTGCTCGACGTCCTCGCCTTCCGGAAGGTCGACGCGGGGCCCCGCCTGGAGCGCGTGTCCCTCGCCGACACGGAGCCGGCGCTCCTCGCGGCCGCCTTCCGCGCCGCGCGGATGACGAAGCAGCCGGTGCTGGTGCCATGGCTTCGCAAGGGGCTGGAGGACTCCCGGCCCCTGGTGCGCGACGCCGCCCTCGGGACGGGGCTGGTCCGGGGCCTCCGCGCGGCCTGGCAGGCCTGCCTGCGGCTCGCGACGCAAGGGGAGGAGCCCCGCCTGGCGATGCTCGCGCTGGCGGCCGGAGGGGCTCCCGCCGACGTGGAGACGCTGGTGCAGGCTCTGGGCACGCCCGAGCTGCGCGCGGAGGCGCTGTGGGCGCTCGGCTTCAGTGGACGGCTGGCGGCGGCGGACGCGGCCCTGGCCGTGCTGAAGGAGCAGGAGCCGGAGGAGGGGTGGCTGGCCCTGCACACCTTCGCCGTCATCACCGGCTTCTCCCCGGAGGGCGTGTTCATGAGCAAGGCGGCCGAGGGAGACGGCGAAGTGGCGCCGCCTTCCGGTGCCGTGTCCGCCAGCCTGCCGGCCCCCGAGCATCGCCCCGGACGGGTGCGGGTGGTCGAGGTGTCACGGTGGTGGGCGAAGGCGCGTGGCCGCTTCGACCCGGAGGGCCGCTACCGGTACGGCGTACCGTGGACGCCCGAGGCGCTGCTGCAGGCCCTCCATCAGGCGCCGATGAGTCACCGTCCGGCGCTGGCCTTCGAGCTGGCCGTCAGGAGTCGGGGCGCCTGCCAGGTGGAGACCCGGGGCTGGTGCGGACACCAGCGCGCGCAGCTCCGGGCCGCCGGGGCGTTGTCTTTGGAGCGGCTCACGCGCGGCTTCGATGGGTGGATGAACTCATGA
- a CDS encoding Imm49 family immunity protein has protein sequence MASKFLPAVIENALDENQRLRRRLVRGEVRSHHVLTFCDNFRIAGIGSLFLTGTSEPFLRHLHQSGRAFAHYLRNAGNTEVRLSRSRPFFDAVGAGDFDGAALIARHARRSWAHGEEYEEDFLFIEFLIQHGVLEAPVADCEDLLARYERALKGAEDLRLDVCRALLQADPEAFNQALAVFLSDRKEQLEKQAETTPFPEEFLATEWHFSLEGLALVRLAERKGLETEEDYLHIPSIAREPARIRLSEDSWMEAD, from the coding sequence ATGGCCTCCAAGTTCCTGCCCGCCGTCATCGAAAATGCCCTGGACGAGAACCAGCGCCTGCGGCGGCGGCTCGTCCGCGGGGAGGTGCGCTCGCATCACGTCCTGACGTTCTGTGACAACTTCCGCATCGCGGGCATCGGCTCGCTCTTCCTGACGGGCACCTCGGAGCCCTTCCTCCGCCACCTCCACCAGAGCGGCCGGGCCTTCGCCCACTACCTGCGCAACGCGGGGAACACCGAGGTGCGACTGAGTCGCTCGCGGCCCTTCTTCGACGCGGTCGGCGCGGGGGACTTCGACGGCGCGGCGCTGATTGCGCGGCACGCGAGGCGGAGCTGGGCCCATGGCGAGGAGTACGAAGAGGACTTCCTCTTCATCGAGTTCCTCATCCAGCACGGCGTGCTGGAGGCCCCGGTGGCCGACTGCGAGGACCTGCTCGCCCGCTACGAGCGGGCGCTCAAGGGCGCTGAGGACCTGAGGCTCGACGTCTGCCGGGCACTGCTTCAAGCGGACCCGGAGGCGTTCAATCAGGCGCTCGCAGTGTTCCTCTCGGACCGGAAGGAGCAGCTGGAGAAGCAGGCGGAGACCACTCCCTTCCCGGAGGAGTTTCTCGCCACCGAGTGGCACTTCTCCCTGGAAGGACTGGCGCTGGTGCGGCTGGCCGAGCGCAAGGGGCTGGAGACCGAGGAGGACTATCTCCACATCCCCTCCATCGCACGGGAGCCGGCCCGGATTCGGCTGAGCGAGGACTCGTGGATGGAGGCCGACTGA
- a CDS encoding M57 family metalloprotease, with product MYGTINIGAGLGSYSVDVVEHGITHELGHTIGLRHTDFYNRSISCGSGGSEGTAGVGAIHIPGTPTTVMVGGSIMNSCFRSTETGEFTSYDIAALNALYGGGC from the coding sequence GTGTACGGGACCATCAACATTGGCGCCGGGCTGGGCAGCTACAGCGTTGACGTGGTCGAGCACGGCATCACCCACGAGCTTGGCCACACCATCGGTCTCCGCCACACGGACTTCTACAACCGGAGCATCAGCTGTGGCAGCGGCGGCAGCGAAGGGACTGCTGGCGTGGGTGCCATCCACATCCCCGGAACGCCGACGACTGTCATGGTGGGCGGGTCGATCATGAACTCCTGCTTCAGGTCGACCGAAACCGGCGAGTTCACCAGCTATGATATCGCTGCGTTGAATGCGCTCTACGGTGGTGGTTGCTGA
- a CDS encoding RCC1 domain-containing protein: MTVSLMLAGCGAGEVGGNVEELGTESRASSSPDGRLLSAGEFHSLARRPDGTVWAWGWNADGQLGDGATADRVQPVQVSLLSGVVMLAGGATHSLALLADGTVWAWGNNEMGQLGDGTFTDRHSPVPVVGLTGVSAVSAGGSHSLALRSDGTIWAWGENNAGQRGDCDLANRSTPMPISGLSGFVEVSAGGFHSLARHSNGKVWSWGYNSHGQLGHGALEVDRKPNEISDFPGSVGVFAGYQYSLARMADGTVRAWGQNSQGQLGLGEAPPTDRHSPTTVPGLNNVVALAGGNAHVLALRSDGSVWAWGWNVWGQLGDGTGIDRLSPVQVLGLDDVIAVSAGSRHSLAQSAGGTLHAWGRNSYGQLGDGTHFRRFQPVTVLDASP, encoded by the coding sequence ATGACTGTCTCGCTCATGCTGGCGGGATGTGGTGCCGGAGAGGTGGGAGGAAACGTCGAAGAGCTGGGGACTGAGTCAAGGGCGTCCAGCTCGCCTGATGGAAGGCTTCTCTCCGCGGGCGAGTTCCATTCGCTGGCCCGGCGCCCCGATGGCACTGTCTGGGCCTGGGGCTGGAACGCGGATGGCCAGTTGGGAGATGGCGCCACCGCCGACCGTGTCCAGCCCGTGCAGGTGTCGCTGCTCAGTGGGGTCGTCATGCTGGCCGGCGGCGCAACCCACTCGCTGGCCTTGCTCGCTGATGGCACCGTCTGGGCTTGGGGCAACAACGAGATGGGGCAACTGGGCGATGGCACCTTCACGGACCGTCACTCGCCAGTGCCTGTTGTTGGCCTCACTGGCGTCAGCGCGGTGTCCGCTGGGGGGAGTCACTCGCTGGCCCTGCGCTCCGACGGGACGATCTGGGCCTGGGGCGAGAACAACGCAGGACAGCGCGGCGACTGCGACCTCGCCAATCGTTCCACGCCCATGCCGATCTCCGGCCTCAGCGGTTTCGTCGAGGTGTCCGCGGGTGGCTTTCACTCGCTCGCGCGGCACTCCAATGGAAAGGTCTGGAGCTGGGGCTACAACAGCCATGGTCAACTGGGCCATGGCGCACTCGAAGTGGATCGCAAACCCAACGAGATCTCCGACTTCCCCGGGAGCGTCGGGGTGTTCGCGGGCTATCAGTACTCGCTCGCGCGGATGGCCGATGGGACCGTCCGGGCCTGGGGGCAGAACAGCCAGGGGCAGCTCGGCCTCGGGGAGGCGCCTCCTACGGACCGCCATTCGCCCACGACGGTGCCCGGACTCAACAACGTGGTAGCGCTCGCGGGTGGCAACGCCCACGTGCTGGCGCTGCGCTCGGACGGCTCTGTCTGGGCCTGGGGCTGGAATGTCTGGGGCCAGCTGGGTGATGGCACCGGTATCGATCGCCTCTCGCCAGTCCAGGTACTGGGCCTCGACGATGTCATCGCGGTGTCAGCGGGTAGCCGTCACTCGCTCGCGCAGAGTGCGGGAGGGACTCTCCACGCATGGGGTCGCAACTCATACGGCCAACTGGGTGACGGCACCCACTTCCGCCGCTTCCAGCCGGTGACGGTCCTCGACGCCAGTCCCTAG
- a CDS encoding methyltransferase domain-containing protein, giving the protein MEWLREDGSVDFVWCLDMFNHVEDIDGALKECARP; this is encoded by the coding sequence ATGGAGTGGCTCCGAGAGGATGGCTCGGTGGACTTCGTCTGGTGCCTCGACATGTTCAACCATGTCGAGGACATCGACGGCGCGCTGAAGGAGTGCGCCCGGCCCTGA
- a CDS encoding SMP-30/gluconolactonase/LRE family protein gives MKKRLFIGLGVLLLVLAGLILKTLSDAGQFKQLSPHFAGRCAPVSGMPGAEDITFHPTLGYAYVSSDDRRATQAGRPVQGGIYRYDPASSEPPMLLTAAFPHSFHPHGLGLFVAPDGTQTLYVVNHPAPGQQQIERFEVGADGMLVHRQTLRDAALVSPNDVVAVDSERFYVTNDHRFPPGALQVVEDYLQLALGNVLYFDGRSFREVVRDTAYANGINRSADGRAVYLAQSVGRSLTVYTRDADSGALTEQRTIPLGSGPDNIEVDAQGHLWLGSHPKLLDFAAHANDVSGATRAPAQVLRLKAPGDSLDTEEVFLDDGRQTAGSAVAAVSGKWMLLGPVFEKELLRCELP, from the coding sequence ATGAAGAAGCGACTATTCATCGGACTCGGAGTGCTGCTCCTGGTGCTGGCCGGGCTCATCCTGAAGACACTCTCGGATGCGGGTCAGTTCAAGCAGCTCTCGCCCCACTTCGCCGGGCGCTGTGCTCCGGTGTCCGGCATGCCGGGCGCCGAGGACATCACCTTCCATCCGACGCTCGGCTACGCGTACGTCTCGTCGGATGACCGGCGCGCCACGCAGGCTGGACGCCCCGTGCAGGGGGGCATCTATCGCTATGACCCCGCGAGCTCCGAGCCCCCCATGCTGCTGACCGCAGCCTTCCCTCACTCGTTCCACCCGCACGGCCTTGGCCTCTTCGTCGCCCCGGACGGCACGCAGACCTTGTACGTGGTCAACCACCCAGCGCCAGGCCAGCAGCAAATCGAGCGGTTCGAGGTCGGCGCGGATGGGATGCTCGTCCACCGCCAGACGCTGAGAGATGCGGCCCTGGTCTCCCCCAATGACGTGGTGGCGGTGGACTCCGAGCGCTTCTACGTGACGAACGACCACCGCTTCCCTCCGGGCGCGTTGCAGGTCGTGGAGGACTACCTGCAGCTCGCGCTGGGCAACGTGCTCTACTTCGACGGCCGGAGCTTCCGGGAAGTCGTCCGCGACACGGCGTATGCCAATGGCATCAACCGCTCCGCGGATGGGCGGGCGGTGTACCTGGCTCAGTCGGTCGGACGCTCGCTGACCGTCTATACGCGGGATGCGGACTCGGGGGCGCTGACGGAGCAGCGGACGATTCCGCTGGGGAGCGGGCCGGACAACATCGAGGTGGATGCGCAGGGGCACCTGTGGCTCGGCAGCCACCCGAAGCTGCTGGACTTCGCGGCTCACGCGAATGACGTGTCCGGAGCGACTCGCGCTCCCGCGCAGGTGTTGCGGCTGAAGGCTCCGGGAGACTCGCTGGATACGGAGGAGGTGTTCCTCGACGACGGCCGGCAGACGGCCGGCAGCGCCGTGGCGGCGGTCTCCGGGAAGTGGATGCTGCTCGGCCCCGTCTTCGAGAAGGAGCTGCTGCGCTGCGAGCTGCCATGA
- a CDS encoding ELWxxDGT repeat protein, translating into MDESVGEEGPSSTVAKPLGAEEEWGGGRQCRPPVRIGNLTPSPGHSNVYSQVELDGVIYMSTANLSLPVAVYALWKLEDVSGGHGPADWRTTRLLGDVYSPPLSLTVMGGKVFFVYNDGVRGSELWKTDGTPGGTVPVKDINPFGEAFPEFPQAMVAVGRTLYFSANDGTRGEELWRSDGTTNGTRLVKDIAPGAGGSAPGPFFVDGQRLLFAADDGVQGRELWKSDGTTGGTRLVKDIAQGAAGSSPDSLFRLDDDEILFVADDGVHGRELWKTDGTRADTELVEDIRPGSEGSGIQSMTLARRTVFFTADDGAHGRELWATKGCEDDTRLVKDLRPGVVGSMPRNLAALGGSVVMAADDGTYGREPWKSDGTAGGTVLLADTYPAPGSPPPGYEVNGMVTAGSKVFFYAVTPTTGLEPWVTNGTPSGTHLVKDIFPGPANSISGDSDPFFPVGGGVLFRAYVDTLGFEPWWSEGTAAGTKMADISPGPGSSSPGAYISTRDWVVFIADDGTGSEPWALPTACFPKE; encoded by the coding sequence ATGGATGAATCGGTAGGAGAGGAGGGGCCGTCGTCCACGGTCGCGAAGCCGCTCGGAGCGGAGGAGGAGTGGGGTGGGGGCCGCCAGTGTCGGCCGCCGGTGAGGATTGGCAATCTCACTCCTTCTCCGGGGCACTCGAATGTCTACTCGCAAGTCGAGCTGGACGGGGTGATCTACATGAGCACTGCCAACCTCTCCCTTCCCGTCGCGGTCTATGCCCTCTGGAAGCTGGAAGACGTGTCCGGGGGGCATGGGCCCGCCGACTGGCGGACCACCCGGCTGCTGGGGGACGTCTACAGTCCGCCCCTGTCGCTCACCGTCATGGGCGGGAAGGTCTTCTTCGTCTACAACGATGGCGTGCGGGGCTCCGAGCTGTGGAAGACCGATGGCACGCCGGGTGGAACGGTGCCGGTGAAGGACATCAACCCCTTCGGTGAGGCCTTCCCCGAGTTCCCCCAGGCGATGGTGGCCGTGGGTCGGACGCTCTACTTCTCCGCGAATGATGGCACGCGGGGCGAGGAACTCTGGCGCAGTGACGGGACGACGAATGGGACGCGGCTCGTGAAGGATATCGCTCCGGGGGCGGGTGGTTCCGCGCCCGGGCCGTTCTTCGTGGACGGACAGCGGCTGCTCTTCGCGGCCGATGATGGAGTTCAGGGCCGTGAGCTGTGGAAGAGCGACGGGACGACGGGTGGCACGCGGTTGGTGAAGGACATCGCGCAGGGAGCGGCTGGCTCTTCTCCCGACTCACTGTTTCGGTTGGATGACGACGAGATTCTCTTCGTGGCCGATGATGGCGTGCACGGTCGGGAGCTGTGGAAGACGGATGGGACTCGGGCTGACACGGAGCTGGTGGAGGACATCCGTCCTGGCAGCGAGGGCTCGGGTATCCAGTCGATGACGCTGGCGCGACGGACGGTGTTCTTCACCGCGGATGATGGGGCCCATGGTCGTGAGCTCTGGGCGACGAAGGGCTGCGAGGACGACACGCGGCTGGTGAAGGACCTTCGCCCGGGAGTGGTGGGCTCGATGCCTCGCAATCTGGCTGCGCTGGGCGGTTCCGTGGTGATGGCCGCGGATGATGGGACATATGGCCGCGAGCCCTGGAAGAGCGATGGCACGGCGGGCGGCACGGTGCTGCTCGCGGATACGTATCCGGCTCCGGGCTCGCCTCCTCCCGGGTACGAGGTGAACGGCATGGTTACGGCGGGGAGCAAGGTCTTCTTCTATGCCGTCACACCCACCACGGGCCTGGAGCCCTGGGTCACGAACGGGACTCCGTCGGGGACGCACCTGGTGAAGGACATCTTTCCGGGGCCGGCGAACTCCATCTCGGGAGACTCCGACCCGTTCTTCCCCGTGGGCGGGGGCGTCCTCTTCCGGGCCTACGTGGACACGTTGGGGTTCGAGCCCTGGTGGAGCGAGGGAACGGCGGCGGGAACGAAGATGGCGGACATCTCACCGGGGCCGGGCTCGTCGTCGCCCGGCGCTTACATCTCCACGCGTGATTGGGTGGTCTTCATCGCGGATGACGGCACTGGTAGCGAGCCGTGGGCACTCCCGACGGCGTGCTTCCCGAAGGAGTGA